A window of Streptomyces sp. NBC_01241 genomic DNA:
GGCGCCCGGTTCCCAGCACTTCGAGGTAGGCAAGCGTGGGTGCGTCGGTGAAGGACATGAGCTTGAGGGCGCCGTTCAGTGCCGCGTGCGCACCCGCCCTGAACGGCAGCACCTGCACGATGATTCGGTGTTCTTGGGCCAGCTTCACGATGTGCCGGAGCACCTCGGCCATGACCGCCGGTCCGCCGACCGCTCGACGCAGCACGGCCTCGTCCAGCACCGCCCAAACCAAGGGCGTTGTTGGGTCGTCCAGGAGCTGGGTTCGTTCGAGTCGTGCCGCGAGCAGATCGTTGATGACGTCTTCCACAGCCATCGGCTGGTACGCCCGGAACACCGCTCGTGCGTACGCCTCGGTCTGCAACAGCCCCGGGATCAGCTGGGGCGCGTACTCCTTGATCGCCTTCGCTACGGCCTCCGCCTCGGCCGCCTCGGCGAAGTGGTCCGGGTACTTCGACTTCTTCAGGGCGGTGCAGTTGCGTACGAAGAACCCGTCCGCTCTCAGGATCTCGTCCAGCTTCTCGGCCTGATCCACCTGGATCCGTCGCGTGCCGGACTCCAGCTGCCCGATGAAGGAGCCGCTGACGAACAGCGGAAGGCCCAGTTCCTCCTGAGAGAGGCCCTCGGCCTCTCTCCGGTGGCGGAGTTCGGCGCCGAGCAGGGCGCGTGGCGAGGAGGAGGGGTCGAGCTTCTTGGGTCCTGGCATGACAACTCCCTGTGACACACGTGCGGTTGTTGGCTCTGCGCCTCTTCCAGGCTAGCTACGCGTTGGACACGCTGGGTATGCATTGTCATTACTCAGCGTGGAAAGGAATGGGCCATGGCGATCAAGGAACGGCGCAGGGCGGCAGAGGGCAGAGTGCGGGCGGCGGAGGACGCGGTGGCGCGGCTGAAGGAGGGGTTCTCGGGGGTGGGGATCACGTTGCCGTCGCTGCGGATCGACCCGGTGACGTGCGCGGGGAGTGAATCGTCGTCGCCGCTGGTTGACCTCGGCCGGTGCAACCTCGACACGGCGCTGCGGCTGAGTGTGGTGCTGGAGGCACAGGGGTTGGCCGGTCATGACGGGTGAGGGGCAGGAGCCGTGCGAGCCGGAGCTCGGGTCGTTCGCGGTGGACACCCGGGACGGGCGGGTGGGGCGCGTGATGGGGTGCGTCGGGCCGTACGTACAGCTGCGGGCGCCGGGGGGCGGGGCGGAGTGGGACTGTCCGCCGGAATCGGTGCGCCCGGCGCCGCTCGCGGAGGTGCTGCGGGCCAGGGTCAGGGAGGTCAACCGGGAGGGGCGGCTGCCGTGAGGGTGCCGGCAGGGCAGGTCTGACACGGCGGCGGAGGTGCGGAAGGGCGACGCCCAGGGTGGGTGCCGCCCTTCGATCGGGCCGGTCGGTCCGGTCGACACTCCTCGACGTACGGCACGGCCGCTCGTCGCGCAATGTAATGAAATGACGACCCGAAGTCGCAATCGGTGCTGGAACGGGGGCCGGGCGCAGTCAGGAAAATTTCAGGGAGGCCCTGCCAACGTGCCGTTCCATGACAACGGACACGACTGACACGTATGCGCCGGGCACGCGCTCCCGGGCGCGGCAGATGCTGAACAAGGTCCCGGAGGTGACCCTCTACTTCTGGGTGATCAAGGTGCTGTGCACCACCGTGGGTGAGACCGCGGCCGACCTGCTCAACGCAAATCTGGGCATGGGGCTGACCAACACCTCGTACCTGATGGGCGCGCTGCTGGTCGTCACCCTGTTCTTCCAGTTCCGGGCGCGTGCGTACGTGCCGGGCCTGTACTGGCTGACCGTGGTCCTGATCAGCGTCGTCGGCACGCTGATCAGCGACAACCTGACCGACAACCTCGGGGTTCCGCTCCAGACCACGACCGTGGTGTTCGCGGTGGCGCTCGCCGTCACGTTCATCGCCTGGTACGCGAGCGAGCGGACGCTGTCCATCCACTCGATCCGGACGACGCGCCGTGAGGCGTTCTACTGGCTGGCGATCCTGTTCACGTTCGCGCTGGGCACGTCCGCGGGCGACCTCACGGCGGAGAAGCTGAACCTGGGGTACTGGCTCTCCGCGGTCCTGTTCGCCGCGCTGATCGCGGCCGTGGCGCTCGCGCACCGCACGCTGGACTTCAACGCGGTGTGGTCGTTCTGGATCGCGTACGTCCTGACCAGGCCGCTCGGTGCCTCGCTGGGCGACTACCTGTCGCAGCCCACGGCGGACGGCGGGCTGGGGCTGGGCACGGTCGGTACCAGCATTCTGTTCCTCGTCGTCATCCTCGGCCTGGTCGTCTTCCTGACCCGGACCCGGCGCGATGTGGCGCAAGAGACCGGTGCCGTCGGAGTCAGCCCGCGGGAAGGGTGACGACGAATCGTGCGCCGGGGGCCGCGGCGTCCAGCGCGATGTCGCCGCCCGCGGCCCTGGCCAGTCGGCGGGCCAGGGCCAGACCGAGCCCCGCGCCGTCGTGTCCGTCCTCGGGGCGGGCGCGGCGGCCGGGTTCGAAGAGCGAGGCGACGAAGTCCTCGGGTACTCCGGGGCCGTCGTCGCACACGTACACCGTGACCTCGCCCGCGCTCGCCGCGCAGGTGAGGGTGATCGAGTGGGCGGCGTAGCGGCGGGCGTTGTCCAGGAGCGGCGTCAGGATGCGCTCGGCGACGTCCTGCGAGACGCCGATGGTCATGTCGGGCGCCGGTGTGCCGGGTGGTGATGTGCTGGACGGTGGTGTGCTGGGCGGTGGTGTGCTGTCCGCCGCGACGGTCACCGGCGGGGCCGCGGGAAACAGGGTCGCGTTGCGTTCTGCCAGGCGGTGCGCGATGTCGGCGAAGCGGGAGCGGCCGGGGGTCTGCGCGTTGCGGGTACGGACCTCCGAGAGCAGTGAGTCGCAGATCTGCTGCATGGTCGCGGCGGCGCCCGCGATGGCCTCCAGGGAGGTCTCCCGCTCCTGCTCGGAGCGCGGGCGTCCGGCCAGCCACTCGGTTTCGGCGGCGATGCGGGCGAGCGGAGTGCGCAGTTCGTGGGAGAGCTCGGCGGCCTGCTGCTGCTCGTGGCGCAGGACGGCGGCCAGCCGGTCCAGCAGGGCGTCCAGGCTGGTCGCGAAGGCGGCGAGTTCGGCGGGCCGGTCCTCGGCACCGAACCGTTCGGGGGCGCCCGCGGCGCTCCACCGGTTGGCCTGTTCGCTCATCGACGTCACGGGGCGCAGGGCCCGTCGTACGACGAGGCGGGTCAGCAGATAGATGGTGGCGAGCAGGAGCACGGCCAGTGCGATCGAACCGACCAGGGCGGTGTTCGCCGTACTGCGGTACGGGTCGAGACTCACGGAACTGACGACGGTGCCGGCCTGCGTGGGCGGGTGTCCCGGCCGGGCGGGGGTGTCGATGGGAAACGCGTACAGCCGCCACGCCCCGGGGCCCTCGGTGTCGGCGAACGTCTCGCGCCCTCCCGCGAGCCGGGCCGCCCGGGTCTCCAGGCCGGCGGGTGCGGTGGGAGGCTTCTCGACCACCGCGGCGCCCCGGAAGATCCACACCCCTACGTCCAGGGCCCGGTCCTCGGCCGGCTCCCGCACGACGAGCCGGCCGTCCGGGCGCACGTCCACCGTCGCCGCCACGGCCTCGGCGCGGGTGCGCAGGACGTCGTCGGCCTGTCCGTGGAGCCGGTTGTCGAGGGCGATGTTGAAGACGATGGTCAGGACGCCGACCCACAGCGCACTGGCGGCGAGGGCCATCAGGGCGAGTCGGCCGCGAAGAGTGCGGGGGGTGAAGTAGCGGTTCATCAGCCGAAGCGGTAGCCGATGCCGCGAACGGTGCCGATGGTCTGCGGGCTGTCCGCTTCGCGGAGCTTGCGGCGCAGCCGGGTCAGGTACTGGTCCAGGGTGTTGTCGCTGACCTGCGCCCCCTCCGGCCAGCCCGCCCGCAGCAGGGCCCGGCGGCGCACCACGCTGCCGGGGCCGGACATCAGGCACGCCAGCAGACGGAATTCGGTCGGCGTCAGGGCCACGGGCCGCCCGTGGACCGTCAGCTCGTGCTTCATCGGGTTCAGCCGCATCGCGCCCGCACTGTCGGCGAGGGCGCTCTCGTGGTGCCCGGTGCGGTTCAGGACCGCGCGGACGCGGGCCGCGAGCTCGCTGAGGTGGAACGGCTTCACCAGGTAGTCGTCGCCGCCCGAGGCGAAACCGGAGAGCCGGTCGGTGAGATTGCCGTGGGCGGTCAGGAAGATCACCGGGACGGTGACCCCGGCCCCGCGCATCGCCTGGCACACGTCGCGCCCGTCGGAGTCGGGCAGCCCCACGTCGAGCACGACCGCGTGCACCGACTCGTCGACGGTCTTCAGGGCGGTGGCGCCGTCGACGGCGGTCACGACGTCGAAGTCCTCGTCGCGCAGGCCACGGGCCAGGACATCGCGCAGGCCGTGGTCGTCCTCGACGACGAGAATCCGTGCAGCGGTCACCCGGCCAGTATTACCCGGTCCGCACGCGCGTTCAGGTTCTGTTCAGGTGGCGTGCGACACCATTGGGGCGTGGCCGGGGCGGAGCAGTATGAGCGGACGGACCGGCGCCGCCCGGTCGCGGTAGCGTGACGGGGTGGCGCGCATCGTGGTCATCGAGGACGACCCGGCGATCGGCAGCCGGCTGGTCGCCACCCTGCGGGTGCTGGGCCACGACGGCCAGTGGTGCCCCGACGGGGCGAGCGCCCTCGCCGTCACGGAGCGGCGGCCCGCCGCCGATCTCTTCCTCGTCGATCTGGGGCTGCCGGACATCGACGGTTTCGAACTCTGCCGCAGGCTCCGGGAGCGGGCGCCGGACGCGGTGCTGGTCGTGCTGACCGCCCGTACGGCGGAAATGGATGTCATCCAGGCGCTGGAATGCGGCGCCGACGACTACCTGACCAAGCCGTTCCGGCTCGCCGAACTCCAGGCACGGGTCACCGCCCATCTGCGGCGCGCGGCGCCCCGCGCGTCCGGCAGCGCACCTCATCTCAGGGTCGGGGCGCTGGTGATCGACCGGTCGGCGCGGCGCTGCACCACCCCGACCCGCGAGGTGGAACTCAGGCCCCGCGAATTCGACCTGCTGGTGCGGCTCGCGGTCCGCCCGGGGCAGGCGGTGAGCCGGGAGGACCTGATGAGCGACGTGTGGGACGAGAATTGGTTCGGCCCCACCAAGACCCTCGACGTTCACGTGGCCGCCCTTCGCCGCAAGCTCGGTGACCAGGTGCGCATCACGACGCTGCGGCAGTTCGGGTACCGGCTGGACGATCCCACCGGGCCGTGACCGCAGCCAGGTCATGAGAAGCCGTGACCGTGGTCCGGTCACGGGAGGACGTGACCGTGGTCCGGTCATGAGAAGCCGTGGCCGTGGTCCGGTCATGGGAGGACGTGACCGTGGTCCGGTCATGAGAAAGGGCGTGCCGTGCGGCGTCGCATTCTGAGAGCGACCGTTCTCGCCGTGGCGTGCGCGGTGCTGCTCTTCGCGCTGCCGCTCGGTTACGCGGCGCTGCGGCTGTACCAGCAGGACGAGGAGCGGGAGGCGCAGTCGCTGGGCCAACGGGTCGCGCTCAGCCTGCCCGAGCGGTTCACCGCCACGGGCGACCCGGTCGAGCTGCCGCCCGTCGAGTCCGGTACGGACATCGCGGTGTACGGGACCGGCTCCCACCGTGTCCTCGGGACGGGTCCGGGCGCGGCTGACGCCCCGGTACGGGAGGCGGAGGCGGGCCGGGTCGTCACCCGGCAGATCGGCGACAGCCTGGTCGTGGCCGTTCCCGTGGGGGGATCGGAGCAGGTGCGGGCGGTCGTGCGGGTCGCCTCCCCGGCCTCCGAGCCCTTGCGGCGGGCCGCGCTGACCTGGGCCGGAATGCTGGTGCTGGCGGCGGTCGCGGTGGGTGTGGGCGCCCTGCTGGCCGTACGGTCGAGCAGGCGGCTGGGCCGCCCGCTGGAGGAGCTGGCCGGGGTCGCCCGGGAGATGGAAAGCGGCGATCTGACGGCCAGGGCGGAGCCGTCCGGGCTTCCGGAGCCGGACGCGGTCGGCCATGCGCTGGCGCGGGCCGCTGCCCGGATCGATGAACTCCTGCGCCGGGAGCGGGCGTTCAGCGCGGACGCCTCGCACCAGCTGCGTACGGCACTGACCGGCGTACGACTGGAACTGGAGATGTCCCTCGCGGCCGGTCCGGACGTTGATGTTCCGGACGCCGATGTGGTGGAGGGCGGTGCGGGTGCCGGGTCGCGTGCGGCCGTCCGCTCGGCCCTGGCGCAGCTCGAACGCATGGAAGCCACCCTGGACGATCTGCTCGCCCTCGCCAGGGACGTACCCGAACGGGCGCCGCTCGACCTCGCGGCTCTGCTCGCCCGCGCCCGGGAGGACTGGCACGGGCCGCTCGCCGCACAGGGGCGGCGCCTGGAGATCAGGGTCGACGACGCCCTGCCGCAGGCGCTCGGCTCGCGGCGGGCCGCCCGGCAGATCCTCGACGTACTGCTCTCCAACGCGGCGACGCACGGCCGGGGCACGGTGACCGTGCACGCGAAGGAGACGGCCGGGGTCGTCGCCGTCGACGTCGAGGACGAGGGGGACGGAATCCCGGAAGCGGGGACGGACGGTGTTTTCGAGCGGCGGGGCGGTGAGGAAGGCCGCTCGGGCGGTGAGGGAGGCCGCTCGGGCGGTGAGGGAGGCCGCTCGGGCGGTGAGGCCGCGCGGGCGGGCGGGCCGGCCGCCGGAAGCCATGGGATCGGACTCGCGCTGGCCCGGTCACTGGCCGAGGCCGAGGGCGGGAGGCTGTTCGTCTCCCGGCCCCGGCCCCGGCCCCGGTTCACCTGGCTCCTGGCGGCGGCACCGGTGGAGGAGCAAGAAACCTCACAGCTCCCGTAGTTCGGTCAGCGGAGGTCTGCGCGCGTGCCGCGCCGCCGCCCAGGCAGCCGCCGCCAGAGTCGCCGCGATGACACCGGCCAGCGCGACGAGATACGCCCACGGCACCGCGACCTGGTCCGGGGGCGGGTCGAAGACCCCGGAGAGCACCTTCACCAGCATCTGCGACAGGGCCCATCCCACCACCGCACCGGCCGCGCCGCCCGCCACCGCGACCAGCGCCGCCTCGCTCCACACGAACCCGGACAGTTGCCTGCCCCTGGCCCCCAGCACCGAGGCCAGTGCCAGCGTGCGACGCCGTTCGGCCAGGCCCAGGGCCAGGACGAGACCGCCCGCCGCCGCACCGATCACCAGGGCGAAGCCCAGCTCGACCCGGGTGAGTCCGGCGAGATCGACCGCGGTCAGGCTGGAGCCGACGACGGCCTGCGACGACGGCAGATCCGTGACGTGGGCGCTCGGGCCCAACGCCTCCTTCGCCAGGTCCGCCACCTGACGCTGGCCGGTGCCCCCGGTGTCGGCGAGCAGCGTCCCGGCGGCGCCGCTGCCCGTCGTACGCGCGATGTACGAGGCGTTGGCGATCAGGAAGCTGTCCTTCGGGGCGGTCGGGAACTCCTTGACGACACCCTCGAAATGGAAGGGGATCGTACGCAGCCGGCCGGTCCGCGCGTCGGTCAGGCGCAGGCGCACCTGGTCGCCGGGGTGCAACTGGAAGTCGTGCGCCGTCTCCGCGCTGACCAGCAGTCCGTCCGGGCGCTGGGCCAGCCGGTCCATCAGGGACCGTGCGGTGCCGCCGGAGAAATAGGCGTCCTGGAGCCGCCCCGCCGACACGATGCTCGCGGGCCGGACCCCGTACAGATCCTGCAAGTCGGCGCCCACATAGGCGAACCGGTGCTGGAGCGGTTCCACGTGCCGTACCCCCGGCACTGCCGCCAGCTTCGCGGTGTCCGCCGCGGAAAGGGCCGGCTGGGTGACCGTGACATCGGCGCCGTTCGTCAACACCGCGTCCACCGCGGCTTGCTGGCGGTACGTGGAGTTGAAGACGCCGGTCGACACGGCGAACGCGCAGGCCAGTGCCAGCAGCACCACCGAGCGGACCACGGTGCCGCGCTGCCGGGACAGGCCGGCCGCGACCGTGCCGGACAGGACGCCGGCCGCCGGGCGGAACAGCCGGGCGAGGACCGGCCTGCCGCGGCGCAGCAGCAGATCCACCAGCAGCCGGACCACCACCGCGCCGCCCGCCCACAGCAGCGCGGGACCGGCGAACGCCCAGTAGTCCACCGACAGGGTCGGGGTGCCTTCGGGCGCCAGGACCAGGGCGTAGTTGGTGCCGCTCGTGGCGCGGAAGACGGCCAGCGAACCGGCGAGCAGGCCGAGTCCCAGCACCCACCACGCGGTACGCGCCACCGTGCGCCGCTGAACCGCCGTGCGCCCCGAGACGATCGTGGCCCGGCGGGCGTCGTAGTGGGCGGGCACCAGCACGGTCGCCGCCGCGACGAGGGCACCGACGACACACGCGATCAGCATCCAGGACAGCGGAATGCCCGTGCCGTGGAAGGCCCAGCGGTCCACCAGCGCGGCCAGCCCCAGACCACCGGCCGCACCGAGCACCGCTACCACGGCCGCCTCCACACCGGCCAGGCCCATCAGCCGGCCGACGGTCGCACCGCGCGTCCGCAGCAGCGCCTGCTCCTTGCGGCGACGGCCCGCACCGGACTGGGCGACCGCCCAGGTCAGGGCCGCGGCCAGCACGGCCCCGGGCACGCCGAGGAAGAGGAAGAGCAGCTGTGCGTACAGGGCGTCGGACCGGGCGGCGTCCAGGACCGAACCGAGATTGTCGCCGACCAGGCCGGTACCGGCGAGCCGCACCTCGGCGTGGTGGGCGTTGCCGGTGGCCGTGGCGTACGCGGCGGCCGGGTCGGACGGCAGGGAGTGGGTGCGCAGGGCGTGGATCTGCGACTGCACCAGATCGGGGCGGGCCGAGGCGAGCGGACCGAAGACCGAGTCCCAGGTCTGCCGGGGCATCAGGACGACATTGTCCGGCGGCGCGGAGGGCTGCGACTGAGGCGGGGCGCCCACCTTCTGGAACAACGAGTCCGCGAACGGCAGATCGACCACACCGGCCACCTTCACCGGCACGGGCGGCAGCCCGCCCGCCCGCTCGACGGTGATCGTGTCGCCGGGCGCCGCGTGCAGATTGGCGGCGGTCTGCTGGGCGAGGAGCACGCCCTGCTCCCGGCCGGCCAGCAGCCGGATCTCGCCGGGGAACGTGGCGGCGTAACCGGGAGGCAGGCCGAGGACCGACCCCGCGCCGGTGTTCTGTGTCGTTCCGCCGGTGTGCGCGCCCAGACCACCGGTCCGGGCGTACCCGACCGGCAGGGCCGCCCTGGTGCCGGGCAGGCCCCGTACGGTGGACAGCACGTGCTGTGCGTCCGCGCCGGTGGCCACCTCCACCTGCCAGTCCACGGACACCGAACGCACCGACTGGGACGTCATGGTGGCGCGGGTCGTGGACAGGAAACCGCCGAGCGCCGCGAGCAGCGCGACGGCGACCATGACACCGAGCGCTGTCCCGGTCAGGCGTCCGCCGCGCACCCGCAGCAGGCCCGAGAGCCATATTCCGATCATCGCAACTCACGTTCCCGGTCGGGGGTTTCTGGCTGTACGAGACGGCCGTCGGCCATGTACCAGCGCTCGTCGAGGGCGCCCGCCACCCGGGCGTCATGGGTGGTGATCAGGACGGCCGCGCCGAGCGAGTCGGCGGCTGACAGCAGCACCTCCAGCACGTGCCGGGCGGTCTCGCGGTCGAGTTGGCCGGTCGGCTCGTCGGCCAGGATCAGCCGCGGCCGGCGGGCCAGCATCCGGGCGACCGCGACGCGTTGCGCCTGCCCCGCGGACATCTCGTCCGGGAGTTTGGCGGCCAGCGCGCCGAGTTCCAGTTCGGCCAGGGCGGCGGACGCCCGGTCGGCGGCCTCGTCCGCCGTGAGGCCGTCGATGAGCAGGGGCAGGGCGACG
This region includes:
- a CDS encoding helix-turn-helix domain-containing protein; the encoded protein is MPGPKKLDPSSSPRALLGAELRHRREAEGLSQEELGLPLFVSGSFIGQLESGTRRIQVDQAEKLDEILRADGFFVRNCTALKKSKYPDHFAEAAEAEAVAKAIKEYAPQLIPGLLQTEAYARAVFRAYQPMAVEDVINDLLAARLERTQLLDDPTTPLVWAVLDEAVLRRAVGGPAVMAEVLRHIVKLAQEHRIIVQVLPFRAGAHAALNGALKLMSFTDAPTLAYLEVLGTGRLEDDPATVARYELSYDLVTANALSPELSLALIESVAEDYAHEDQQF
- a CDS encoding COG4705 family protein, with protein sequence MTTDTTDTYAPGTRSRARQMLNKVPEVTLYFWVIKVLCTTVGETAADLLNANLGMGLTNTSYLMGALLVVTLFFQFRARAYVPGLYWLTVVLISVVGTLISDNLTDNLGVPLQTTTVVFAVALAVTFIAWYASERTLSIHSIRTTRREAFYWLAILFTFALGTSAGDLTAEKLNLGYWLSAVLFAALIAAVALAHRTLDFNAVWSFWIAYVLTRPLGASLGDYLSQPTADGGLGLGTVGTSILFLVVILGLVVFLTRTRRDVAQETGAVGVSPREG
- a CDS encoding ATP-binding protein — encoded protein: MNRYFTPRTLRGRLALMALAASALWVGVLTIVFNIALDNRLHGQADDVLRTRAEAVAATVDVRPDGRLVVREPAEDRALDVGVWIFRGAAVVEKPPTAPAGLETRAARLAGGRETFADTEGPGAWRLYAFPIDTPARPGHPPTQAGTVVSSVSLDPYRSTANTALVGSIALAVLLLATIYLLTRLVVRRALRPVTSMSEQANRWSAAGAPERFGAEDRPAELAAFATSLDALLDRLAAVLRHEQQQAAELSHELRTPLARIAAETEWLAGRPRSEQERETSLEAIAGAAATMQQICDSLLSEVRTRNAQTPGRSRFADIAHRLAERNATLFPAAPPVTVAADSTPPPSTPPSSTSPPGTPAPDMTIGVSQDVAERILTPLLDNARRYAAHSITLTCAASAGEVTVYVCDDGPGVPEDFVASLFEPGRRARPEDGHDGAGLGLALARRLARAAGGDIALDAAAPGARFVVTLPAG
- a CDS encoding response regulator transcription factor — its product is MTAARILVVEDDHGLRDVLARGLRDEDFDVVTAVDGATALKTVDESVHAVVLDVGLPDSDGRDVCQAMRGAGVTVPVIFLTAHGNLTDRLSGFASGGDDYLVKPFHLSELAARVRAVLNRTGHHESALADSAGAMRLNPMKHELTVHGRPVALTPTEFRLLACLMSGPGSVVRRRALLRAGWPEGAQVSDNTLDQYLTRLRRKLREADSPQTIGTVRGIGYRFG
- a CDS encoding response regulator transcription factor — its product is MARIVVIEDDPAIGSRLVATLRVLGHDGQWCPDGASALAVTERRPAADLFLVDLGLPDIDGFELCRRLRERAPDAVLVVLTARTAEMDVIQALECGADDYLTKPFRLAELQARVTAHLRRAAPRASGSAPHLRVGALVIDRSARRCTTPTREVELRPREFDLLVRLAVRPGQAVSREDLMSDVWDENWFGPTKTLDVHVAALRRKLGDQVRITTLRQFGYRLDDPTGP
- a CDS encoding HAMP domain-containing sensor histidine kinase; protein product: MRRRILRATVLAVACAVLLFALPLGYAALRLYQQDEEREAQSLGQRVALSLPERFTATGDPVELPPVESGTDIAVYGTGSHRVLGTGPGAADAPVREAEAGRVVTRQIGDSLVVAVPVGGSEQVRAVVRVASPASEPLRRAALTWAGMLVLAAVAVGVGALLAVRSSRRLGRPLEELAGVAREMESGDLTARAEPSGLPEPDAVGHALARAAARIDELLRRERAFSADASHQLRTALTGVRLELEMSLAAGPDVDVPDADVVEGGAGAGSRAAVRSALAQLERMEATLDDLLALARDVPERAPLDLAALLARAREDWHGPLAAQGRRLEIRVDDALPQALGSRRAARQILDVLLSNAATHGRGTVTVHAKETAGVVAVDVEDEGDGIPEAGTDGVFERRGGEEGRSGGEGGRSGGEGGRSGGEAARAGGPAAGSHGIGLALARSLAEAEGGRLFVSRPRPRPRFTWLLAAAPVEEQETSQLP
- a CDS encoding FtsX-like permease family protein, which produces MIGIWLSGLLRVRGGRLTGTALGVMVAVALLAALGGFLSTTRATMTSQSVRSVSVDWQVEVATGADAQHVLSTVRGLPGTRAALPVGYARTGGLGAHTGGTTQNTGAGSVLGLPPGYAATFPGEIRLLAGREQGVLLAQQTAANLHAAPGDTITVERAGGLPPVPVKVAGVVDLPFADSLFQKVGAPPQSQPSAPPDNVVLMPRQTWDSVFGPLASARPDLVQSQIHALRTHSLPSDPAAAYATATGNAHHAEVRLAGTGLVGDNLGSVLDAARSDALYAQLLFLFLGVPGAVLAAALTWAVAQSGAGRRRKEQALLRTRGATVGRLMGLAGVEAAVVAVLGAAGGLGLAALVDRWAFHGTGIPLSWMLIACVVGALVAAATVLVPAHYDARRATIVSGRTAVQRRTVARTAWWVLGLGLLAGSLAVFRATSGTNYALVLAPEGTPTLSVDYWAFAGPALLWAGGAVVVRLLVDLLLRRGRPVLARLFRPAAGVLSGTVAAGLSRQRGTVVRSVVLLALACAFAVSTGVFNSTYRQQAAVDAVLTNGADVTVTQPALSAADTAKLAAVPGVRHVEPLQHRFAYVGADLQDLYGVRPASIVSAGRLQDAYFSGGTARSLMDRLAQRPDGLLVSAETAHDFQLHPGDQVRLRLTDARTGRLRTIPFHFEGVVKEFPTAPKDSFLIANASYIARTTGSGAAGTLLADTGGTGQRQVADLAKEALGPSAHVTDLPSSQAVVGSSLTAVDLAGLTRVELGFALVIGAAAGGLVLALGLAERRRTLALASVLGARGRQLSGFVWSEAALVAVAGGAAGAVVGWALSQMLVKVLSGVFDPPPDQVAVPWAYLVALAGVIAATLAAAAWAAARHARRPPLTELREL
- a CDS encoding ABC transporter ATP-binding protein translates to MTGAGPTSAKPLVVCVDAARTYGSGPNAVVAVHGANCVVPAGARIAVVGPSGSGKSTLLHLMAALDRPTAGTVGHPGLTVDPAGTADILQARDIGVVFQGPSLLPPLTALENVALPLLIDGLTADEAADRASAALAELELGALAAKLPDEMSAGQAQRVAVARMLARRPRLILADEPTGQLDRETARHVLEVLLSAADSLGAAVLITTHDARVAGALDERWYMADGRLVQPETPDRERELR